The Montipora foliosa isolate CH-2021 chromosome 14, ASM3666993v2, whole genome shotgun sequence genome window below encodes:
- the LOC137984481 gene encoding uncharacterized protein, translating to MTLDRLPGIRGDLVRTDDSWEIWDFVKLCEALRLWIRRNPVDSIPAEEVDPKSSRRKRERSDKLFAAKQGDLKQRKCIYCKDTSHVSWECPKISTLDERKKFLAQRHLCFNCANSGHQASKCGNKYSCRNCGRRHHTSICDRREPPQEVALTAAKKGDGIFPVVNVKVNGIECRALIDTGAGCSYASAKLIDLLKIKPMDAKIDMLLGTSVSRLETCKSCVESVYGDFKMDVNLVKVNKGELLTLGNPNYDSVIAKYPHLKGVKLCDRDTKPRLPVHIILGAGEYARVKTGTPPHIGEDGEPVAELTKLGWFVMSPGQEFDRNAMMLTQTSQLEYEELCRLDVLGLADSPPYDQQAVYSEFKEQLVRSEQGWYETGLPWKGDRSALPSKENGSLQRLRALTHKLQRAEQTAEYDSMIREQREQGIIESADQPAQGVEFYIPHKLVVRENAESTKMRIVYDASARAHPSAPSLNDCLNAGLPLQNKLWDVLVRQRCYPVAVTGDLKKAFLQVRIKELDRDALRFHWKQNEHSVLETLRFTRALFGLTCSPFLLGGVLECHLGTWESKMPKLVAELRKNLYVDDLLSGGVTVQEVQYRKEQAIEIFDDAGFTLHKWHSNVPIMEGEIENKDTDLSFAKQQLQQSVKSKTSLLGLGWDKEKMN from the coding sequence ATGACACTTGACAGACTGCCAGGGATTAGAGGTGATCTTGTTCGCACTGACGACTCGTGGGAAATCTGGGATTTTGTGAAGCTATGTGAAGCATTACGATTGTGGATTAGGCGAAACCCGGTCGACTCCATTCCAGCCGAGGAAGTGGATCCCAAATCTTCTCGTCGGAAGCGAGAAAGGTCTGACAAGTTGTTCGCCGCAAAACAAGGGGATCTCAAACAGCGGAAATGTATTTACTGTAAGGACACATCTCATGTTTCCTGGGAGTGCCCAAAGATATCAACACTTGATGAAAGGAAGAAGTTTTTGGCTCAACGTCACCTTTGTTTTAATTGTGCAAACAGCGGCCATCAGGCATCAAAATGCGGGAACAAATACTCGTGCCGTAACTGTGGTCGTCGCCATCACACTTCAATCTGCGATCGAAGGGAACCGCCGCAAGAAGTCGCATTAACAGCCGCAAAGAAGGGAGATGGCATTTTTCCGGTCGTGAATGTGAAAGTTAATGGTATTGAGTGCCGCGCGTTGATTGATACCGGAGCCGGATGCTCTTACGCCTCTGCGAAATTGATCGATCTTCTGAAGATAAAACCTATGGATGCCAAAATTGACATGCTGCTGGGAACATCAGTGAGTCGCCTTGAAACGTGCAAGTCTTGCGTTGAATCAGTTTACGGAGATTTCAAAATGGATGTGAACTTGGTTAAAGTGAACAAAGGAGAACTTTTGACATTAGGCAACCCCAACTATGATTCAGTGATTGCGAAATATCCACACTTAAAGGGAGTCAAATTGTGTGACCGTGACACCAAACCTCGACTTCCGGTGCACATAATTCTCGGGGCCGGAGAATATGCAAGAGTTAAAACAGGAACCCCACCACATATTGGAGAGGATGGCGAGCCTGTTGCAGAGCTGACCAAACTGGGTTGGTTCGTGATGTCTCCTGGACAGGAGTTTGACCGGAATGCGATGATGCTTACACAAACCAGTCAGTTGGAGTATGAAGAACTTTGCAGGCTTGACGTGTTAGGACTAGCGGACAGTCCTCCCTACGACCAACAAGCAGTGTACAGTGAATTTAAGGAGCAGTTAGTGAGGAGCGAGCAAGGTTGGTATGAGACTGGATTACCGTGGAAGGGAGATCGGTCAGCTCTGCCGTCTAAAGAGAACGGGAGTCTACAAAGGTTACGCGCTCTAACCCACAAGTTACAACGAGCGGAGCAAACAGCGGAATATGATAGCATGATCAGAGAACAAAGGGAGCAGGGGATAATCGAGAGCGCTGATCAACCCGCCCAGGGAGTTGAGTTTTATATTCCTCACAAACTGGTGGTACGGGAAAACGCAGAAAGCACTAAAATGCGGATTGTCTATGACGCGTCTGCTAGAGCACACCCATCAGCGCCATCCTTGAATGACTGTCTCAACGCTGGCCTTCCATTACAGAACAAACTCTGGGATGTACTCGTTCGCCAGCGCTGTTACCCAGTAGCAGTGACTGGAGATTTAAAGAAAGCGTTTTTGCAGGTGCGGATCAAAGAACTGGACAGGGATGCGCTTAGATTTCATTGGAAGCAAAATGAACACTCTGTGCTTGAAACACTGAGGTTCACCAGAGCGCTGTTTGGCCTGACGTGTTCGCCTTTCCTGCTTGGTGGAGTGCTAGAGTGCCATCTTGGAACATGGGAATCGAAAATGCCGAAGTTGGTGGCGGAGCTCCGCAAGAACCTTTACGTGGATGACTTGCTATCAGGAGGAGTGACAGTACAGGAGGTGCAGTACCGAAAGGAGCAGGCCATTGAAATCTTCGATGACGCAGGTTTCACCTTACACAAGTGGCATTCCAACGTCCCGATCATGGAGGGAGAGATCGAGAACAAAGACACAGACCTGTCGTTTGCCAAGCAGCAGCTCCAGCAGTCAGTGAAATCTAAAACCAGCCTTTTAGGTCTTGGGTGGGACAAAGAAAAGATGAACTGA
- the LOC137984483 gene encoding uncharacterized protein, with amino-acid sequence MGGLSIPRLELVAGHMATSLLNNVRNTLAGLPISNVYGWLDSTVALRWIRESGEFKQFVQNRVTKIRAQSDMVWRHVSSEENPADLASRGGSVNGSTLWWNRPEWLANREEWPPNPVTSACPATEVEVKTIREVLSLAQPKNSNDRVEEVLEKHELKYALRVVAWITRFITNCKTPKKLTGPLTADELENVKWGWIRRTQRQATTMPNYPQIKSSLNLQPNKDGLLECRGRIQRKYPIYLPEGATFTRKLVRRVHCETLHGGVALTMVAIREKFWVPRLRRLVKKVTKNCW; translated from the coding sequence ATGGGAGGACTCTCCATACCCCGTTTAGAACTGGTTGCTGGCCATATGGCAACCAGCTTACTCAACAACGTGAGAAACACTTTGGCGGGTCTACCAATTTCCAACGTGTACGGCTGGTTGGACAGCACCGTTGCCCTGCGTTGGATACGAGAGAGCGGAGAGTTTAAGCAGTTTGTCCAGAACAgggtgacgaagattagagcaCAGTCAGATATGGTGTGGCGACATGTCAGCTCCGAAGAGAATCCAGCCGACTTAGCCAGCCGCGGGGGATCAGTGAATGGATCTACACTCTGGTGGAACAGGCCTGAATGGCTTGCTAATCGGGAGGAATGGCCACCTAATCCAGTGACTTCAGCTTGCCCAGCGACAGAGGTCGAAGTCAAAACTATACGAGAAGTACTATCATTGGCACAGCCCAAAAATTCAAACGACAGGGTGGAAGAAGTGTTAGAGAAGCACGAACTAAAATATGCCCTGAGAGTTGTTGCATGGATTACAAGGTTCATAACCAACTGCAAGACACCCAAGAAACTAACAGGGCCATTGACAGCTGATGAATTAGAGAACGTGAAGTGGGGATGGATCAGACGAACACAACGGCAAGCCACGACGATGCCGAACTATCCTCAGATCAAGAGCAGCTTAAATCTTCAACCGAACAAGGACGGACTTCTGGAGTGCCGCGGGCGTATCCAAAGAAAGTACCCAATATATCTGCCAGAAGGCGCCACGTTTACCAGAAAGTTAGTGAGACGGGTGCACTGCGAGACCCTGCACGGGGGAGTAGCGCTAACAATGGTGGCAATCAGGGAAAAGTTCTGGGTCCCAAGATTAAGGCGTCTTGTGAAGAAAGTGACTAAGAATTGCTGGTGA
- the LOC137984484 gene encoding uncharacterized protein: MEERSSKQRSGLKEFNEMKKCKGSSSDKRSSGRANCLPRAPWWGGQFELLIGVVERSFNKTIGVTTLTWDELSDVLLDVEVQINRRPLSYVDDDVQLPILTPSAFLFQRSNSLPEQEPWREENVDLRRRGKYLRSLTALRERHNLNHKRKNFEVAVGDIVLIKAEDKNRNKWPMGVVQQIYPGRDGVVRAVQVHTATGKLERPIQHLYPMELSCDRSEPPELNPLAEDFRPRRQAAAVAAENIRAIALHEQV, translated from the coding sequence ATGGAGGAACGTTCGTCAAAGCAGCGAAGTGGCTTAAAGGAGTTCAacgagatgaagaaatgcaagGGTTCCTCGAGCGACAAGAGATCCAGTGGCAGAGCAAATTGCCTTCCCAGAGCACCATGGTGGGGAGGGCAATTTGAGCTACTTATCGGTGTTGTCGAACGCTCCTTCAACAAGACCATCGGAGTGACAACGTTGACTTGGGATGAGCTCAGTGATGTCCTACTTGATGTGGAAGTCCAAATTAATCGCCGACCACTGAGCTATGTCGATGATGACGTTCAGCTGCCAATCCTTACCCCATCAGCGTTCCTGTTTCAGCGTTCAAACTCGTTACCAGAGCAAGAACCTTGGAGAGAAGAAAATGTGGACTTGAGGAGACGTGGGAAATACCTAAGGTCTTTGACGGCTCTCCGTGAGAGACATAATCTAAACCACAAGCGCAAGAACTTCGAGGTAGCAGTAGGAGATATCGTCCTTATCAAAGCGGAAGATAAGAATCGAAACAAGTGGCCGATGGGCGTCGTACAGCAAATCTACCCGGGTCGTGATGGGGTGGTTCGTGCAGTACAAGTTCACACAGCAACCGGGAAACTGGAGAGACCAATCCAACATCTCTATCCTATGGAGCTGAGTTGTGATAGGTCAGAGCCTCCTGAACTCAACCCATTGGCTGAAGATTTCCGACCTCGTCGTCAAGCAGCAGCCGTTGCAGCAGAGAACATCAGGGCTATCGCCCTGCATGAACAAGTTTGA
- the LOC137985203 gene encoding leucine-rich repeat and fibronectin type III domain-containing protein 1-like protein has product MFTCLKNLEKLYLQRNLITNIQRNTFSGLTKLKQLYLNRNNIKTITPWAFDNCSLNTLSLEYNQLLELPVFGRETEITHLEMTGNPIKRLNVATLAMYTNLERL; this is encoded by the exons ATGTTTACATGTCTAAAAAACTTGGAGAAACT GTACCTGCAGCGCAATTTGATTACAAATATACAAAGGAATACATTCTCAGGTCTGACGAAGCTGAAACAGCT gtaTTTGAATCGCAATAATATCAAAACGATCACTCCTTGGGCATTTGATAACTGCAGCCTGAATACTTT GTCTCTGGAATATAACCAGCTATTGGAGCTTCCCGTGTTTGGAAGAGAAACAGAAATTACGCATCT GGAAATGACAGGCAATCCAATCAAAAGGCTTAATGTTGCAACGTTGGCAATGTACACAAATCTTGAAAGGCTGTAA